The following proteins come from a genomic window of Sorghum bicolor cultivar BTx623 chromosome 3, Sorghum_bicolor_NCBIv3, whole genome shotgun sequence:
- the LOC8063084 gene encoding LEAF RUST 10 DISEASE-RESISTANCE LOCUS RECEPTOR-LIKE PROTEIN KINASE-like 1.2 isoform X2: MPMPSPSHHDRGLLFLFLVLVLAAAVASSRGDDDTYAVSACRSRPYLCGGVNISYPFYLASDDGESYCGYPGLAVTCDNNNNNRRPVLKLGGDSYTISGIDYANLTVSLADADAAGSSGCPVVDHNVTIPPAIRLSLILHSVDYLFFFAGCTFGPDAEPDPKPPKPPTIKPITCGDMDKPPADSMTFVLPRGEVPPGDWSTACRQVFEVPVLKSSVPSKDVAEDPVWRNDGYGKALRAGFLLGWDRSSGGRCGQCEQSSGKCGYSRAGEFAGCLCADGRVGDGGSCSKISADSSSALSWPGSKRKTAIIAGVVAGVAGAAGLAAAIFLFMRRRKQKKVINSSSKLLKYSGSGGTPRSRVGDMESGSIEDPPTHLFTYEELEEATDCFNENRELGDGGFGTVYKGYLKDGRVVAVKRLYNNSYRRVEQFQNEAAILSGLRHPNLVMFYGCTSSQSRELLLVYEFVANGTVADHLHGPRAPERALSWPLRLSIAVESAAALTYLHAIEPPVVHRDVKTTNILLDADYHVKVADFGLSRLFPLDVTHVSTAPQGTPGYVDPEYHQCYQLTDKSDVYSFGVVLVELISSKPAVDITRHRNEINLAGMAISKIQKSQLEELVDLGLGYDTDPATKKMMTMVAELAFRCLQQNGEMRPPIKEVLEVLRSIQGECLTEKDGDKKNKDGPVSPTTVHAPWDSRATTPNTSKD, from the exons ATGCCGATGCCGTCCCCGAGCCACCACGACCGAggcctcctcttcctcttcctcgtccTCGTACTCGCCGCGGCCGTCGCGTCGTCGCGCGGCGATGACGACACGTACGCCGTCTCCGCGTGCCGGTCGCGGCCGTACCTCTGCGGCGGCGTGAACATCAGCTACCCGTTCTACCTCGCCAGCGACGACGGCGAGTCCTACTGCGGCTACCCGGGCCTCGCCGTCACCTgcgacaacaacaacaacaacaggcGGCCCGTCCTGAAGCTCGGCGGCGACAGCTACACAATCTCGGGCATCGACTACGCCAACCTGACCGTCTCGCTCGCCGACGCGGACGCCGCGGGCAGCAGCGGATGCCCCGTCGTGGACCACAACGTGACCATCCCGCCGGCCATCCGGCTGTCCCTTATTCTCCACAGCGTCGACTACCTCTTCTTCTTCGCCGGCTGCACCTTCGGCCCGGACGCCGAGCCCGATCCCAAACCGCCGAAGCCGCCGACCATCAAGCCCATCACCTGTGGCGACATGGACAAACCGCCGGCGGACTCCATGACGTTCGTGCTCCCGCGCGGCGAGGTGCCGCCCGGCGACTGGTCGACCGCGTGCCGGCAGGTTTTCGAGGTGCCGGTGCTCAAGAGCTCCGTCCCGTCCAAGGATGTCGCGGAGGACCCGGTGTGGAGGAACGACGGGTACGGCAAGGCCCTCCGCGCGGGGTTCCTGCTGGGCTGGGACCGGAGCTCCGGTGGCCGCTGCGGCCAATGCGAGCAGTCCAGCGGCAAGTGCGGGTACAGCCGCGCCGGCGAGTTCGCGGGCTGCCTCTGCGCCGACGGCCGCGTGGGCGACGGCGGCAGTTGCAGTAAGATATCAGCtgactcctcctccgctctgtcTTGGCCCG GGTCAAAAAGGAAAACAGCAATTATTGCTG GTGTCGTGGCTGGTGTTGCCGGTGCTGCAGGCCTTGCCGCTGCCATATTTTTGTTCATGCGCAGGAGGAAGCAGAAGAAAGTGATCAACTCATCTTCGAAGCTCCTCAAGTACAGCGGGTCTGGTGGGACCCCGCGTTCTCGGGTCGGCGACATGGAGTCCGGCAGCATCGAGGACCCGCCGACGCACCTCTTCACCTACGAGGAGCTCGAGGAGGCGACCGACTGCTTCAACGAAAACAGAGAGCTCGGTGATGGTGGCTTCGGCACCGTCTACAAAG GGTACCTCAAGGACGGGCGCGTGGTGGCGGTGAAGCGGCTGTACAACAACAGCTACCGTCGCGTGGAGCAGTTCCAGAACGAGGCGGCCATCCTGTCCGGGCTGCGCCACCCGAACCTGGTCATGTTCTACGGCTGCACGTCCAGCCAGAGCCGCGAGCTGCTGCTGGTGTACGAGTTCGTGGCCAACGGCACGGTGGCCGACCACCTGCACGGGCCGCGAGCCCCCGAGCGCGCCCTCTCGTGGCCGCTCCGCCTCAGCATCGCCGTCGAGTCCGCCGCGGCGCTCACCTACCTGCACGCCATCGAGCCCCCCGTCGTGCACCGCGACGTCAAGACCACCAACATCCTCCTCGACGCCGACTACCACGTCAAGGTCGCCGACTTCGGCCTCTCCCGCCTCTTCCCCCTCGACGTCACCCACGTCTCCACCGCTCCCCAGGGCACACCAGG GTATGTAGATCCAGAGTACCACCAGTGCTACCAGCTGACGGACAAGAGCGACGTCTACAGTTTCGGGGTGGTGCTGGTGGAGCTCATCTCGTCCAAGCCCGCCGTGGACATCACCCGACACCGGAACGAGATCAACCTGGCCGGCATGGCCATCAGCAAGATCCAGAAGAGCCAGCTGGAGGAGCTCGTCGACCTCGGCCTGGGCTACGACACCGACCCGGCCACCAAGAAGATGATGACCATGGTCGCGGAGCTGGCCTTCCGCTGCCTGCAGCAGAACGGCGAGATGCGCCCGCCGATCAAGGAGGTGCTCGAGGTGCTCAGGAGCATTCAGGGCGAATGCCTGACGGAGAAGGATGgagacaagaagaacaaggacgGGCCCGTGTCTCCCACCACGGTTCATGCTCCGTGGGACAGCAGGGCCACCACGCCCAACACCAGCAAGGACTAG
- the LOC8063084 gene encoding LEAF RUST 10 DISEASE-RESISTANCE LOCUS RECEPTOR-LIKE PROTEIN KINASE-like 1.2 isoform X4, with protein MALCSLRRHRLPLPFLLAILFAASHGDDYSPSICTLQPYACGKVNIRYPFYLSDETADVLGNNSSCGYPGLVIDCVDDKYPIMQLGSSSSNTGYYYNYNVTDIDYNNFTISLAYPDVLDDESCPWVDHNVTVSPTLWLNLSEYTVGYLLFFANCSTNTVPGQPNIDPIPCASSSDDGVDYYSFVIPSSEVLHQPLSQECKQVTQVPVLQNANLTINQQWSTNGYLTALEQGFQLEWNISRRSERCTQCERSNGRCAYSRDGEFVACLCTNGRVSDHECTKGSKRKTAIIAGVVAGVAGAAGLAAAIFLFMRRRKQKKVINSSSKLLKYSGSGGTPRSRVGDMESGSIEDPPTHLFTYEELEEATDCFNENRELGDGGFGTVYKGYLKDGRVVAVKRLYNNSYRRVEQFQNEAAILSGLRHPNLVMFYGCTSSQSRELLLVYEFVANGTVADHLHGPRAPERALSWPLRLSIAVESAAALTYLHAIEPPVVHRDVKTTNILLDADYHVKVADFGLSRLFPLDVTHVSTAPQGTPGYVDPEYHQCYQLTDKSDVYSFGVVLVELISSKPAVDITRHRNEINLAGMAISKIQKSQLEELVDLGLGYDTDPATKKMMTMVAELAFRCLQQNGEMRPPIKEVLEVLRSIQGECLTEKDGDKKNKDGPVSPTTVHAPWDSRATTPNTSKD; from the exons ATGGCCCTCTGCTCGCTACGCCGCCACCGGCTGCCGCTGCCTTTTCTCCTTGCCATCCTGTTTGCTGCTTCCCATGGCGACGATTACAGCCCCTCCATATGCACGCTGCAACCATACGCATGCGGCAAAGTGAATATCAGATACCCGTTCTATCTTTCCGATGAGACGGCAGATGTGCTGGGCAACAACTCCTCCTGCGGCTACCCTGGGCTGGTCATCGACTGTGTGGACGACAAGTATCCCATCATGCAactcggcagcagcagcagcaacacagGCTACTACTACAACTACAACGTGACGGACATCGACTACAACAACTTCACCATCTCCCTCGCCTACCCCGATGTCCTTGATGATGAGAGCTGCCCATGGGTCGACCACAACGTCACCGTTTCGCCAACCTTGTGGCTGAACCTGTCGGAGTACACCGTTGGTTACCTCCTCTTCTTCGCCAACTGCTCCACCAACACTGTCCCTGGTCAGCCTAACATCGACCCGATCCCATGCGCAAGCAGTTCTGACGACGGCGTAGATTACTATTCTTTTGTGATTCCTTCGTCGGAGGTGCTCCACCAACCTCTGTCGCAGGAGTGCAAGCAAGTTACCCAAGTGCCGGTGCTTCAGAACGCTAACCTGACGATCAATCAGCAATGGAGCACCAACGGGTATCTCACCGCTCTTGAACAGGGTTTTCAGTTGGAATGGAACATAAGCCGGAGGTCCGAGCGGTGCACCCAGTGCGAGAGATCCAATGGAAGATGTGCCTACAGCAGAGATGGGGAATTCGTAGCTTGCTTGTGCACCAACGGGCGAGTGAGCGACCATGAATGCACCAAAG GGTCAAAAAGGAAAACAGCAATTATTGCTG GTGTCGTGGCTGGTGTTGCCGGTGCTGCAGGCCTTGCCGCTGCCATATTTTTGTTCATGCGCAGGAGGAAGCAGAAGAAAGTGATCAACTCATCTTCGAAGCTCCTCAAGTACAGCGGGTCTGGTGGGACCCCGCGTTCTCGGGTCGGCGACATGGAGTCCGGCAGCATCGAGGACCCGCCGACGCACCTCTTCACCTACGAGGAGCTCGAGGAGGCGACCGACTGCTTCAACGAAAACAGAGAGCTCGGTGATGGTGGCTTCGGCACCGTCTACAAAG GGTACCTCAAGGACGGGCGCGTGGTGGCGGTGAAGCGGCTGTACAACAACAGCTACCGTCGCGTGGAGCAGTTCCAGAACGAGGCGGCCATCCTGTCCGGGCTGCGCCACCCGAACCTGGTCATGTTCTACGGCTGCACGTCCAGCCAGAGCCGCGAGCTGCTGCTGGTGTACGAGTTCGTGGCCAACGGCACGGTGGCCGACCACCTGCACGGGCCGCGAGCCCCCGAGCGCGCCCTCTCGTGGCCGCTCCGCCTCAGCATCGCCGTCGAGTCCGCCGCGGCGCTCACCTACCTGCACGCCATCGAGCCCCCCGTCGTGCACCGCGACGTCAAGACCACCAACATCCTCCTCGACGCCGACTACCACGTCAAGGTCGCCGACTTCGGCCTCTCCCGCCTCTTCCCCCTCGACGTCACCCACGTCTCCACCGCTCCCCAGGGCACACCAGG GTATGTAGATCCAGAGTACCACCAGTGCTACCAGCTGACGGACAAGAGCGACGTCTACAGTTTCGGGGTGGTGCTGGTGGAGCTCATCTCGTCCAAGCCCGCCGTGGACATCACCCGACACCGGAACGAGATCAACCTGGCCGGCATGGCCATCAGCAAGATCCAGAAGAGCCAGCTGGAGGAGCTCGTCGACCTCGGCCTGGGCTACGACACCGACCCGGCCACCAAGAAGATGATGACCATGGTCGCGGAGCTGGCCTTCCGCTGCCTGCAGCAGAACGGCGAGATGCGCCCGCCGATCAAGGAGGTGCTCGAGGTGCTCAGGAGCATTCAGGGCGAATGCCTGACGGAGAAGGATGgagacaagaagaacaaggacgGGCCCGTGTCTCCCACCACGGTTCATGCTCCGTGGGACAGCAGGGCCACCACGCCCAACACCAGCAAGGACTAG
- the LOC8068039 gene encoding protein ABHD17C, protein MGGVTSNIAARFAFFPPTPPSYTVVVADAATGRLAIPEISRGPSRRRRRDGAGGSSSSSASSVAAAGAEEEDGAEVVRLRTRRGNEIVGVYVRHARASATMLYSHGNAADLGQMYGLFVELSRRLRVNLFGYDYSGYGRSTGKPTECNTYADIEAAYNCLKEKYGVADEDIILYGQSVGSGPTIDLASRLPDLRAVVLHSPILSGLRVLYPVKRTFWFDIYKNIDKIGLVNCPVLVIHGTSDDVVDCSHGKQLWEHCKVKYSPLWLSGGGHCNLELYPDYIKHLKKFVSSVSKKTSKPEPKEITAKDGTTSKETKEAYSEKPQEATKCSQISRKSLDSRVGKSKTVDVPDKPRMSSDDIDKFRRRRCLVW, encoded by the exons ATGGGCGGCGTGACGTCCAACATCGCCGCGCGCTTCGCCTTCTTCCCGCCCACGCCGCCGTCCTACACCGTCGTGGTCGCGGACGCCGCCACCGGCCGCCTCGCCATCCCGGAGATCTCCCGGGGCCCCTCGCGCCGCCGGAGGCGGGACGGCGCCgggggctcctcctcctcctcggcctCCTCCGTCGCGGCGGCCGGTGCCGAGGAGGAGGACGGCGCGGAGGTGGTGCGCCTCCGGACCCGCCGCGGGAACGAGATCGTGGGGGTGTACGTGCGCCACGCGCGGGCCTCAGCCACGATGCTCTACTCCCACGGCAACGCCGCCGACCTCGGCCAGATGTACGGGCTCTTCGTCGAGCTCAGCCGCCGCCTCCGCGTCAACCTCTTCGG GTATGATTATTCTGGTTATGGGAGATCTACAGGGAAG CCCACTGAGTGTAATACATATGCAGACATTGAAGCAGCATATAACTGTCTCAAGGAAAAATATGGTGTCGCAGATGAGGATATAATCTTATATGGTCAGTCTGTTGGAAGTGGTCCAACCATTGATCTTGCTTCGCGATTGCCAGACTTGCGAGCCGTGGTTTTGCATAGTCCTATTTTATCTGGACTAAGAGTACTATATCCAGTCAAACGGACGTTTTGGTTTGACATTTACAAG AACATCGATAAAATTGGCTTGGTAAATTGTCcggtgcttgtcattcat GGTACATCAGATGATGTCGTTGACTGCTCCCACGGAAAACAGCTATGGGAGCATTGCAAAGTAAAATATTCTCCACTGTGGTTGAGTGGTGGTGGCCACTGCAATCTCGAGCTATATCCAGATTACATTAAGCACTTGAAGAAGTTTGTGTCAAGCGTTAGCAAAAAGACATCAAAACCTGAACCAAAAGAGATAACAGCAAAGGATGGCACTACCAGTAAAGAAACAAAGGAAGCATACTCGGAGAAACCTCAAGAGGCTACTAAGTGCTCACAGATCTCACGGAAGAGCCTAGATAGCCGAGTTGGGAAATCCAAAACAGTGGATGTTCCTGATAAACCACGGATGAGCTCAGATGACATTGACAAGTTCCGGAGGAgaagatgcttggtttggtga
- the LOC8063084 gene encoding LEAF RUST 10 DISEASE-RESISTANCE LOCUS RECEPTOR-LIKE PROTEIN KINASE-like 1.2 isoform X3, with the protein MPMPSPSHHDRGLLFLFLVLVLAAAVASSRGDDDTYAVSACRSRPYLCGGVNISYPFYLASDDGESYCGYPGLAVTCDNNNNNRRPVLKLGGDSYTISGIDYANLTVSLADADAAGSSGCPVVDHNVTIPPAIRLSLILHSVDYLFFFAGCTFGPDAEPDPKPPKPPTIKPITCGDMDKPPADSMTFVLPRGEVPPGDWSTACRQVFEVPVLKSSVPSKDVAEDPVWRNDGYGKALRAGFLLGWDRSSGGRCGQCEQSSGKCGYSRAGEFAGCLCADGRVGDGGSCRSKRKTAIIAGVVAGVAGAAGLAAAIFLFMRRRKQKKVINSSSKLLKYSGSGGTPRSRVGDMESGSIEDPPTHLFTYEELEEATDCFNENRELGDGGFGTVYKGYLKDGRVVAVKRLYNNSYRRVEQFQNEAAILSGLRHPNLVMFYGCTSSQSRELLLVYEFVANGTVADHLHGPRAPERALSWPLRLSIAVESAAALTYLHAIEPPVVHRDVKTTNILLDADYHVKVADFGLSRLFPLDVTHVSTAPQGTPGYVDPEYHQCYQLTDKSDVYSFGVVLVELISSKPAVDITRHRNEINLAGMAISKIQKSQLEELVDLGLGYDTDPATKKMMTMVAELAFRCLQQNGEMRPPIKEVLEVLRSIQGECLTEKDGDKKNKDGPVSPTTVHAPWDSRATTPNTSKD; encoded by the exons ATGCCGATGCCGTCCCCGAGCCACCACGACCGAggcctcctcttcctcttcctcgtccTCGTACTCGCCGCGGCCGTCGCGTCGTCGCGCGGCGATGACGACACGTACGCCGTCTCCGCGTGCCGGTCGCGGCCGTACCTCTGCGGCGGCGTGAACATCAGCTACCCGTTCTACCTCGCCAGCGACGACGGCGAGTCCTACTGCGGCTACCCGGGCCTCGCCGTCACCTgcgacaacaacaacaacaacaggcGGCCCGTCCTGAAGCTCGGCGGCGACAGCTACACAATCTCGGGCATCGACTACGCCAACCTGACCGTCTCGCTCGCCGACGCGGACGCCGCGGGCAGCAGCGGATGCCCCGTCGTGGACCACAACGTGACCATCCCGCCGGCCATCCGGCTGTCCCTTATTCTCCACAGCGTCGACTACCTCTTCTTCTTCGCCGGCTGCACCTTCGGCCCGGACGCCGAGCCCGATCCCAAACCGCCGAAGCCGCCGACCATCAAGCCCATCACCTGTGGCGACATGGACAAACCGCCGGCGGACTCCATGACGTTCGTGCTCCCGCGCGGCGAGGTGCCGCCCGGCGACTGGTCGACCGCGTGCCGGCAGGTTTTCGAGGTGCCGGTGCTCAAGAGCTCCGTCCCGTCCAAGGATGTCGCGGAGGACCCGGTGTGGAGGAACGACGGGTACGGCAAGGCCCTCCGCGCGGGGTTCCTGCTGGGCTGGGACCGGAGCTCCGGTGGCCGCTGCGGCCAATGCGAGCAGTCCAGCGGCAAGTGCGGGTACAGCCGCGCCGGCGAGTTCGCGGGCTGCCTCTGCGCCGACGGCCGCGTGGGCGACGGCGGCAGTTGCA GGTCAAAAAGGAAAACAGCAATTATTGCTG GTGTCGTGGCTGGTGTTGCCGGTGCTGCAGGCCTTGCCGCTGCCATATTTTTGTTCATGCGCAGGAGGAAGCAGAAGAAAGTGATCAACTCATCTTCGAAGCTCCTCAAGTACAGCGGGTCTGGTGGGACCCCGCGTTCTCGGGTCGGCGACATGGAGTCCGGCAGCATCGAGGACCCGCCGACGCACCTCTTCACCTACGAGGAGCTCGAGGAGGCGACCGACTGCTTCAACGAAAACAGAGAGCTCGGTGATGGTGGCTTCGGCACCGTCTACAAAG GGTACCTCAAGGACGGGCGCGTGGTGGCGGTGAAGCGGCTGTACAACAACAGCTACCGTCGCGTGGAGCAGTTCCAGAACGAGGCGGCCATCCTGTCCGGGCTGCGCCACCCGAACCTGGTCATGTTCTACGGCTGCACGTCCAGCCAGAGCCGCGAGCTGCTGCTGGTGTACGAGTTCGTGGCCAACGGCACGGTGGCCGACCACCTGCACGGGCCGCGAGCCCCCGAGCGCGCCCTCTCGTGGCCGCTCCGCCTCAGCATCGCCGTCGAGTCCGCCGCGGCGCTCACCTACCTGCACGCCATCGAGCCCCCCGTCGTGCACCGCGACGTCAAGACCACCAACATCCTCCTCGACGCCGACTACCACGTCAAGGTCGCCGACTTCGGCCTCTCCCGCCTCTTCCCCCTCGACGTCACCCACGTCTCCACCGCTCCCCAGGGCACACCAGG GTATGTAGATCCAGAGTACCACCAGTGCTACCAGCTGACGGACAAGAGCGACGTCTACAGTTTCGGGGTGGTGCTGGTGGAGCTCATCTCGTCCAAGCCCGCCGTGGACATCACCCGACACCGGAACGAGATCAACCTGGCCGGCATGGCCATCAGCAAGATCCAGAAGAGCCAGCTGGAGGAGCTCGTCGACCTCGGCCTGGGCTACGACACCGACCCGGCCACCAAGAAGATGATGACCATGGTCGCGGAGCTGGCCTTCCGCTGCCTGCAGCAGAACGGCGAGATGCGCCCGCCGATCAAGGAGGTGCTCGAGGTGCTCAGGAGCATTCAGGGCGAATGCCTGACGGAGAAGGATGgagacaagaagaacaaggacgGGCCCGTGTCTCCCACCACGGTTCATGCTCCGTGGGACAGCAGGGCCACCACGCCCAACACCAGCAAGGACTAG